In a single window of the Oscarella lobularis chromosome 2, ooOscLobu1.1, whole genome shotgun sequence genome:
- the LOC136200104 gene encoding uncharacterized protein isoform X1: protein MGEERGVPSLASLCGPIALFRAIRSGDHSEVKRVLGERASVDSRGPLEDTDNFEVTALHLACWLRKEEIAALLIDRKADIESRSESGSTPLFYACKFGLVPIVKKLVEKQCNVQLRNKYRVTALHFGCESGNVEICSILLDNEAVLEAADENEKTPLHWACEWNKLDAVKLLFNRGANIEAKDDWKKTPFLVSCRSGNVEIMNYLVEKGCDMKAENKAALHLACSGGKTEAMDWLLSKGFDYCDIGKWGWTTLHCACEGGHLEISKMLVTEHGLDLEHRTENGMTPFLSAVISGNVELVKWLQEKDCKMSVRNQWGNSALHLALEYSKEEVFFYLIENFFDECNVNVGLGSTAIETSPKRNIFGLESMNNAGETLFLVACKTGLQKIVEFLHEKGCNWRAKDKNGKSGLHLSCENGHTSMAEYLMKERGLDPEETDDMNETSLMKACRGGDVTTAKALLKARKCDLLTKNKDCVTALHFGCKSGNVEICSILLDSEALLEAADKNEKTPLHWACEWNKLDAVKLLINRGANIEAKDDWKRTPFLVSCRSGNVEIMNYLVEKGCNTKAENKAGAGALHLACRGGKTEAMDWLLSKGFNYCDIGKWGWTTLHSACEKGHLEISKMLVTEHGLDLEQRAENGMTPFLSAVRSGNVELVKWLQEKGCKMSVRNQWGNSALHLALNKSKEEVFFYLIENFFDECNVNVGLGSTAIETSPKRNILESMNNDGETLFLVACKTGLQKIVEFLYEKGCNWRAKDNNGKSGLHLSCENGHTSTAEYLMKECGLDPEETDDMNETSLMKACRGGDVTTAKALLKARKCDLLTKNKDCVTALHFGCKSGNVEICSILLDSEALLEAADKNEKTPLHWACKWNKLDAVKLLTNRNRGANIEAKDDWKTTPFLVSCECGNVEIMNYLVEKGCDTKAENKAGAGALHLACSGGKTEAMDWLLSKGFNYCDIGKWGWTTLHMACEGGHLEISKMLVTERGLDLEQRAENGMTPFLSAVRSGNVELVKWLQEKGCKMSVRNQWGNSALHLALNKSKEEVFFYLIENFFDECNVNVGLGSTAIETSPKRNILESMNNDGETLFLVACKTGLQKIVEFLYKKGCNWRAKDNNGKSGLHLSCENGHTSTAEYLMKECGLDPEETDDIMETSLMKACRGGHVITVKTLLQVRKWDLLTKNEAGENALHLACKHRHGAKVAHCLIDFGISVNDEDNSGWTPLMNACRSGLLSIVHLLAKSDVSLNQKTRRDQSLLHLACANGHDGISQFLINRGVITDEEDKNFFTPLAYACQSGLLVVVKRLVKMGCSLKYKKWDNNSLLHLTCSKGGHVHVVKYLVKSGADFNEKNGSGETPLMLASAQGFFSVVTYLSSVGSCDSSFVLMSEKSMSPLHYACKNGHKNVADFLISNIISDDVYLDKPDKDKKTPLVYAYENGMLSVVEQLESRGCSLDVDEALLTSVCQSGSIAIVNRIIERNEKIVRDVWKYFRKACEKNRVDVAIFLLRRFDELLSEDGRDALLVACQNGCLCVINHLVKRGFSLTQKTSNENGLIHVSCKSNHSNVIHYLLDLEVQCDDTNEDAYTPLMIATEKGNLPVVQRLLELGCSLESKSKNGKRLLHLACENRRASVAHLLLDAGAALNDVDKTGESVLRTACRRNLLSVVTRLADSGCSLEEKTKSGESLLHVACKNRHASMVHLLLDAGATANEVDETGESVLRTACRRNLLSAVTRLADSGCSLEEKTKQEETLLHAAGGKDVAEFLTSKVDVMLNALDLNGNTPLTAACRNRKVDVALYLQESGCSTNQRNKFGESPFSWFLECCSNVRHPNLEHIKRFISAGAEISSMSTRSEVNVLHLAARTYDNENFCLFFLNEGADPSGRDKSGKLPYEYASGNARRILREAWVTRQYSKLKELGETKPSKIKVCLIGAAGAGKTTLMNSLRRKQLEEALSSVSEVHVDESSDPSLRTAGIDIIATTIDEAGDVVFCDFAGQPNFHKTHSLFFSESTTIYLLVVNLEEPDEELYSSSLYWLRLTKCSIGSSTNNSVVIIGSRGDKTDGCRVLRRLRTSLKSKFEEFFDFSSEPFILDCRLSTSAGMQNLRKVISELKTKSIEKAPGIFSIIESIQSTLLQRLRDISKQSFPLRALKEAKLLPEFLRVRRGDDNVSHLSYIFLRTRYLTFPFEEEEDDFGDFPSLKEQIKTVHCRQFVLKDFFCLLVDSNVYSGLAKDTLYQFVQFLHGIGEIIEFGDNIILDPPWLCHNVIGPLMSPETFPVCLEAIDDGAVSAERIEKFGNLLSSCRRTKRLSISRSHNRKTSGRILEKDENMIVYVGRRLQCKDETDIIVPGTIPFLQTRSVVRLDPSPQIWKDGMVLEKQIDEMTTVEGLIELQETARAIDVVARGPVDSEAECWGFVKDMLEMVRKVLDDRSPGTIIDHELRLSTSALKKLVERPPAHKPSLIESAISNDSLVSTKAKMEKYADTLRDLLIVPSDHYCLLPRKVKIGLRKCLNLPRGRLNALGEELGLRASDVITCTDSENILRIWNNRRDALVSKLVNCLRKCDLLAAMYVLHCDVPFVQLLNDEALAAKEAFSKVADISEHKVDANREPRHVIDDSKSLPLEDQVVEERHIDCLEKEVFDCVDDLQKFTVHLLGWTSTRAKQYLNDCFGQTIATKFFNVTKKWTDIKGTDATMGKLLEAFEKVEKKGAALKVLSQLK from the exons TTGGTTTCATGTCGGTCTGGAAATGTTGAAATCATGAACTATTTAGTTGAGAAAGGATGTGACATGAAAGCGGAGAACAAG GCGGCATTACACCTGGCATGTTCGGGAGGTAAGACGGAAGCAATGGATTGGCTTCTGTCTAAAGGATTCGATTATTGTGATATTGGGAAG TGGGGTTGGACAACTCTTCACTGTGCATGTGAAGGAGGTCATTTGGAAATCTCAAAGATGCTTGTGACTGAACACGGTCTAGATTTGGAACATAGAACAGAG AATGGAATGACGCCGTTTTTGAGTGCAGTAATAAGTGGCAATGTTGAACTAGTAAAATGGCTGCAGGAAAAAGATTGCAAGATGTCTGTCAGAAATCAG TGGGGAAATAGCGCTCTTCATTTGGCGCTCGAGTATTCAAAAGAGGAAGTGTTTTTTTACTTGATTGaaaatttcttcgacgaatgTAACGTAAACGTCGGACTCGGATCAACGGCAATA GAAACATCTCCAAAAAGAAACATCTTTGGATTGGAATCAATGAACAAT GCTGGAGAGACCCTATTTCTTGTCGCTTGCAAAACAGGATTGCAAAAAATTGTCGAATTTCTGCACGAAAAAGGCTGTAATTGGCGTGCAAAAGATAAG aacggaaaatcgggtCTTCATCTGAGCTGTGAAAATGGACACACGTCAATGGCGGAGTATCTAATGAAGGAGCGTGGGTTGGATCCCGAAGAAACAGATGAT ATGAATGAAACGTCGTTGATGAAAGCTTGTAGAGGCGGTGACGTGACCACAGCGAAAGCGCTACTTAAAGCGCGAAAATGTGATTTGCTAACGAAAAACAAG GATTGTGTAACCGCTCTTCATTTTGGGTGTAAATCAGGAAATGTTGAGATTTGTTCCATTCTTCTTGACAGCGAAGCATTGCTTGAAGCAGCTGATAAA AATGAGAAAACGCCTTTGCATTGGGCATGCGAGTGGAACAAGTTAGATGCAgtcaaattattaattaatcgtgGTGCTAATATTGAAGCCAAGGATGAT TGGAAAAGAACTCCTTTCTTGGTTTCATGTCGGTCTGGAAATGTTGAAATCATGAACTATTTAGTTGAGAAAGGATGTAACACGAAAGCGGAGAACAAG GCGGGGGCAGGTGCATTACATCTGGCATGTCGGGGAGGTAAGACGGAAGCAATGGATTGGCTTCTCTCTAAAGGATTCAATTATTGTGATATTGGGAAG TGGGGTTGGACAACTCTTCACAGTGCATGTGAAAAAGGTCATTTGGAAATCTCAAAGATGCTTGTAACTGAACACGGTCTAGATTTGGAACAGAGAGCAGAG AATGGAATGACGCCGTTTTTGAGTGCAGTAAGGAGTGGCAATGTTGAACTAGTAAAATGGCTACAGGAAAAAGGTTGCAAGATGTCTGTCAGAAATCAG TGGGGAAATAGCGCTCTTCATTTGGCGCTCAATAAGTCAAAAGAGGAAGTGTTTTTTTACTTGATTGAAAATTTCTTTGACGAATGTAACGTAAACGTCGGACTCGGATCAACGGCAATA GAAACATCTCCAAAAAGAAACAtattagaatcaatgaaCAAT GATGGAGAGACCCTATTTCTTGTCGCTTGCAAAACAGGATTGCAAAAAATTGTCGAATTTCTGTACGAAAAAGGCTGTAATTGGCGTGCAAAAGATAAT aacggaaaatcgggtCTTCATCTGAGCTGTGAAAATGGACACACGTCAACGGCGGAGTATCTAATGAAGGAGTGTGGGTTGGATCCCGAAGAAACAGATGAT ATGAATGAAACGTCGTTGATGAAAGCTTGTAGAGGCGGTGACGTGACCACAGCGAAAGCGCTACTTAAAGCGCGAAAATGTGATTTGCTAACGAAAAACAAG GATTGTGTAACCGCTCTTCATTTTGGCTGTAAATCAGGAAATGTTGAGATTTGTTCCATTCTTCTCGACAGCGAAGCATTGCTTGAAGCAGCTGATAAA AATGAGAAAACGCCTTTGCATTGGGCATGCAAGTGGAACAAGTTAGATGCGGTCAAATTATTAACTAACCGTAACCGTGGTGCTAATATTGAAGCCAAGGATGAT TGGAAAACCACTCCTTTCTTGGTTTCATGTGAGTGTGGAAATGTTGAAATCATGAACTATTTAGTTGAGAAAGGATGTGACACGAAAGCGGAGAACAAG GCGGGGGCAGGTGCATTACACCTGGCATGTTCGGGAGGTAAGACGGAAGCAATGGATTGGCTTCTCTCTAAAGGATTCAATTACTGTGATATTGGGAAG TGGGGTTGGACAACTCTTCACATGGCATGTGAAGGAGGTCATTTGGAAATCTCAAAGATGCTTGTGACTGAACGCGGTCTAGATTTGGAACAGAGAGCAGAG AATGGAATGACGCCGTTTTTGAGTGCAGTAAGGAGTGGCAATGTTGAACTAGTAAAATGGCTACAGGAAAAAGGTTGCAAGATGTCTGTCAGAAATCAG TGGGGAAATAGCGCTCTTCATTTGGCGCTCAATAAGTCAAAAGAGGAAGTGTTTTTTTACTTGATTGAAAATTTCTTTGACGAATGTAACGTAAACGTCGGACTCGGATCAACGGCAATA GAAACATCTCCAAAAAGAAACAtattagaatcaatgaaCAAT GATGGAGAGACCCTATTTCTTGTCGCTTGCAAAACAGGATTGCAAAAAATTGTCGAATTTCTGTACAAAAAAGGCTGTAATTGGCGTGCAAAAGATAAT aacggaaaatcgggtCTTCATCTGAGCTGTGAAAATGGACACACGTCAACGGCGGAGTATCTAATGAAGGAGTGTGGGTTGGATCCCGAAGAAACCGATGAT ATAATGGAAACGTCGTTGATGAAAGCGTGTAGAggtggtcacgtgatcacaGTAAAAACTCTACTTCAAGTGCGAAAGTGGGATTTGCTTACGAAAAACGAG GCTGGAGAGAACGCTCTGCATTTGGCTTGCAAACATCGTCACGGGGCTAAAGTGGCACATTGTCTAATCGATTTTGGAATCAGTGTGAACGATGAGGATAAT AGTGGGTGGACTCCTCTAATGAATGCTTGTCGCAGTGGACTGTTGTCAATAGTCCATTTACTTGCCAAGTCAGATGTGTCTCTGAATCAGAAAACTAGG CGTGATCAAAGTTTACTTCACTTGGCCTGTGCAAATGGACACGACGGCATCTcgcaatttttaattaacagaGGAGTTATTACCGATGAAGAAGATAAGAAC TTTTTTACTCCCCTGGCATATGCGTGCCAGAGTggacttcttgtcgtcgtgAAACGTCTTGTGAAGATGGGGTGTTCTTTGAAATATAAGAAG TGGGATAACAACAGTTTGTTACATTTGACATGCTCTAAAGGTGGACACGTTCACGTCGTAAAATATCTTGTTAAATCTGGCGCTGATtttaatgaaaaaaatggc TCTGGTGAAACTCCTCTAATGTTGGCAAGTGCGCagggatttttttctgtcgtcaCATACCTTTCTTCTGTTGGATCTTGTGattcttcttttgttttaaTGTCAGAG AAAAGTATGAGTCCTTTGCATTATGCTTGCAAAAATGGACATAAAAATGTGGCAGATTTTTTGATTAGTAACATTATTTCGGACGACGTTTACTTGGACAAACCTGATAAA GATAAGAAGACTCCTCTTGTTTACGCTTACGAAAATGGAATGCTATCAGTGGTAGAGCAACTCGAATCAAGAGGATGTTCTCTAGATGTG GATGAGGCTTTGTTGACGTCAGTCTGTCAAAGCGGCTCGATTGCAATTGTTAATCGTATTATTGAACGTAATGAAAAGATTGTTCGG GATGTTTGGAAATATTTTAGGAAAGCATGTGAAAAAAATCGGGTTGATGTAGCAATCTTTCTGCTGAGAAGATTTGATGAGTTACTTTCCGAG GATGGAAGAGACGCTTTATTAGTCGCATGTCAAAACGGTTGTCTTTGCGTGATTAATCATCTTGTCAAACGCGGTTTTTCTCTCACTCAAAAAACTAGT aatGAAAACGGCTTGATACACGTTTCCTGTAAATCAAATCATTCAAACGTAATTCATTATTTACTCGATTTGGAAGTGCAGTGCGATGACACGAACGAG GACGCGTATACTCCATTGATGATTGCGACCGAAAAGGGTAATCTTCCAGTTGTTCAAAGACTGTTGGAGCTTGGTTGTTCACTTGAAAGCAAATCAAAG AATGGCAAACGTTTGTTGCATTTGGCttgcgaaaatcgtcgcgcaAGTGTTGCCCACCTGCTTCTAGATGCCGGAGCAGCCCTCAATGACGTAGACAAA ACTGGTGAAAGTGTTTTGAGGACGGCTTGTAGACGAAATTTGCTGTCCGTTGTTACTCGTCTTGCTGATAGCGGATGttctcttgaagaaaaaacaaaa AGTGGCGAAAGTTTGTTACATGTAGCttgcaaaaatcgtcacgCAAGTATGGTTCACCTTCTTCTGGATGCCGGAGCAACCGCCAAtgaagtcgacgaa ACCGGTGAAAGTGTTTTGAGGACGGCTTGTAGACGAAATTTGCTGTCCGCTGTTACCCGTCTTGCTGATAGCGGATGttctcttgaagaaaaaacaaaa CAAGAAGAGACTCTACTGCATGCAGCAGGTGGCAAGGATGTAGCTGAGTTCCTCACTAGCAAAGTTGACGTTATGTTGAACGCATTGGATTTG AATGGGAATACTCCGTTGACGGCAGCATGTCGAAATCGTAAAGTAGACGTTGCTCTCTATCTGCAAGAAAGTGGCTGTTCAACTAATCAGAGAAACAAG TTTGGCGAGTCGCCATTCTCTTGGTTCTTGGAATGCTGTTCGAATGTCCGCCACCCCAATCTCGAACATATAAAGCGATTTATTTCAGCTGGTGCTGAGATATCCTCTATGTCGACA cgttCAGAAGTCAATGTACTACATCTGGCAGCACGGACGTATGATAATGAaaatttttgccttttttttctgaacgAAGGCGCCGATCCTAGTGGTCGCGATAAG AGTGGAAAACTTCCGTACGAATATGCAAGTGGAAATGCGAGAAGGATTTTGAGAGAGGCTTGG GTAACACGCCAATATTCGAAATTGAAAGAGTTGGGCGAGACTAAGCCTTCGAAGATCAAAGTTTGTCTAATAGGCGCGGCCGGCGCTGGGAAGACGACCCTTATGAATTCGTTGCGCCGAAAACAGTTGGAAGAAGCGCTGTCGTCGGTCAGCGAAGTGCACGTTGACGAATCGTCCGATCCAAGTCTAAGGACGGCTGGCATTGACATTATTGCGacaacgatcgacgaagcaGGCGATGTGGTGTTTTGCGATTTCGCCGGTCAACCGAACTTTCATAAAACGCACAGTCTGTTCTTCTCGGAATCGACTACAATctatcttctcgtcgtcaatctGGAGGAGCCTGACGAAGAACtgtactcgtcgtcgttgtatTGGCTGAGATTGACAAAGTGCAGCATCGGATCGTCTACGAATAACAGCGTTGTCATAATCGGTAGCAGAGGCGACAAAACGGATGGGTGTAGGGTATTGAGACGGCTTCGAACGTCACTGAAGTCGAAATTCGAAGAGTTTTTTGACTTCTCTTCGGAACCGTTTATTTTAGACTGTCGTCTTTCTACATCAGCGGGAATGCAAAATTTACGCAAAGTCATTTCGGagctgaaaacgaagagcatCGAA AAAGCTCCCGGTATTTTCAGTATTATAGAGTCAATACAGTCAACATTGTTACAACGACTGAGGGATATCAGTAAACAGTCTTTTCCTTTGAGAGCTCTAAAAGAAGCAAAACTTCTTCCAGAGTTCCTTAG GGTGAGACGAGGCGACGATAACGTTTCACATTTGTCGTACATTTTCCTGAGAACGCGATATTTAACGTTTccgtttgaagaagaagaagacgatttcggTGACTTTCCGTCATTGAAGGAACAG ATAAAGACTGTTCATTGTCGTCAATTTGTTTTAAAGGACTTTTTTTGTCTCCTCGTTGACTCAAACGTTTACAGCGGTTTAGCGAAAGACACACTTTATCAATttgttcaatttcttcatGGAATTGGAGAG ATTATTGAATTTGGTGACAATATAATTCTGGATCCGCCGTGGCTTTGTCACAATGTAATCGGTCCTCTCATGTCACCGGAAACGTTTCCTGTTTGTTTGGAAGCAATTGACGACGGAGCAGTGAGTGCGGAGAGAATTGAGAAG TTTGGAAATTTGCTATCCAGTTGCAGACGAACAAAACGTCTATCGATTTCCCGCTCTCATAACAGAAAGACGTCGGGACGAATTttggaaaaagacgaaaacatGATCGTGTACGTGGGCCGTCGTCTCCAGTGCAAGGACGAGACAGATATCATCGTTCCCGGAACGATTCCATTTCTGCAGACACGATCGGTCGTTCGTCTCGATCCGTCGCCTCAGATCTGGAAAGACGGCATGGTATTGGagaagcaaatcgacgaaatgacaACAGTCGAAGGACTTATTGAACTACAGGAGACAGCAAGGGCGATTGACGTGGTCGCTCGTGGTCCAGTCGATTCTGAAGCCGAATGCTGGGGCTTCGTCAAGGACATGCTGGAAATGGTTCGTAAAGTATTGGACGATAGAAGTCCGGGCACGATCATCGACCACGAATTGCGTTTGAGTACGTCGGCGCTAAAGAAGTTAGTTGAGCGCCCACCAGCGCACAAACCGTCACTGATTGAAAGCGCCATATCAAACGACTCGCTAGTCAGTACGAAAGCAAAGATGGAGAAATACGCAGACACGCTTCGAGACTTGTTGATAGTTCCATCAGATCACTACTGCCTACTTCCAAGAAAGGTTAAAATTGGTCTCCGGAAATGTCTGAATCTTCCAAGGGGAAGGCTTAATGCACTAGGCGAAGAATTGGGGCTAAGGGCGTCAGACGTGATTACTTGTACGGACTCGGAGAACATTCTCCGCATATGGAACAACCGCCGAGACGCATTGGTGTCAAAACTGGTAAATTGCTTGCGTAAGTGTGACTTGCTTGCTGCAATGTATGTACTCCACTGTGACGTTCCGTTCGTTCAGCTTCTGAATGATGAG GCTTTAGCAGCGAAAGAGGCTTTTTCTAAAGTAGCCGATATTTCAGAGCACAAAGTTGATGCGAATAGAGAACCTCGGCACGTGATAG ATGACTCAAAGTCGCTGCCTCTGGAAGACCAAGTGGTTGAAGAGAGGCATATCGATTGTCTTGAAAAGGAAGTCTTTGACTGCGTGGACGATTTGCAAAAATTCACAGTGCATCTTCTTGGCTGGACTTCGACAAGAGCAAAACAATATCTGAACGATTGCTTTGGTCAAACAATCGCTACGAAGTTCTTTAACGTAACTAAGAAATGGACAGACATCAAAGGAACCGATGCAACAATGGGAAAACTTCTTGAAGCGtttgaaaaagtcgaaaagaaaggagcAGCTCTAAAGGTGCTATCCCAactaaaataa